Proteins from a genomic interval of Diceros bicornis minor isolate mBicDic1 chromosome 34, mDicBic1.mat.cur, whole genome shotgun sequence:
- the LOC131397039 gene encoding MHC class I-like protein MILL2, which produces MDLGAETWERETKDLKEKEWQLRQLLTEMMGQQGQGWGLHSLQATLGCELQGDSTRGFWHLGYKGQDSLTFDSQTLTWTVATPSAQHIKKLWETQGPRADLVKIFLRVTCPDQLWRYLASWSGLLDNTDPPSVTVTRSKNLLGKVILRCWAFSFYPRGATLTWLRDGEPMHQGTFGPGVSLPSGDGTYQTWVDTRVLRGEEQMFACHVGHCGLNTTVPAVSGEELAEPSGSRELEAELV; this is translated from the exons ATGGACCTGGGAGCTGAGACCTGGGAGAGAGAGACCAAGGACCTGAAGGAGAAGGAGTGGCAGCTCAGACAGTTGCTGACCGAGATGATgggccagcagggccagggctggg gcctTCACTCCCTCCAGGCCACACTGGGCTGTGAGCTCCAGGGAGACAGCACCAGAGGCTTCTGGCACTTGGGCTACAAAGGGCAGGACTCCCTCACCTTCGACTCACAGACCCTCACTTGGACGGTGGCCACACCCTCAGCCCAGCACATCAAGAAGCTCTGGGAGACCCAAGGCCCCAGGGCTGATCTGGTTAAGATTTTCTTGCGTGTAACTTGTCCTGACCAACTCTGGAGATACCTGGCCTCTTGGAGTGGCCTCCTGGACAATACAG ATCCCCCGTCAGTGACTGTGACCCGCAGTAAGAACCTGCTGGGCAAGGTCATCCTGAGGTGCTGGGCTTTTAGCTTCTATCCTCGGGGTGCCACCCTGACCTGGCTTCGGGATGGGGAACCCATGCACCAAGGCACCTTTGGGCCTGGGGTCAGCCTGCCCAGTGGGGACGGGACCTACCAGACCTGGGTGGATACTCGGGTCCTCCGTGGAGAGGAGCAGATGTTCGCCTGCCACGTGGGACACTGCGGGCTGAACACCACGGTCCCTGCAGTCTCTGGTGAGGAGCTGGCGGAGCCCTCGGGGTccagggagctggaggcagagtTGGTATAG